agccagggatttgagaaggaagagataaggaagaagagaattcagGCATGGGAGATAGCCAATAAATTGGATTAGAACCTAGAAATGGAGTGCCTTgtgcaagaaacagaaaagatatcAGCATCAGAAGATCAAAATGTATGTTGGGAGGGAGATTGTGAgctataagaaaaatggaagcaTAGCATGAGGCCAAgttatgaaaggttttaaaagccaaaaagtattttatatttgatcctctaCCAAGATACCTGTTGGAATTTACCAAATGCAGGAAGGGGCATGGTATGTGTGAAATGGCCTGATCTGTGTTTCAGGAAAATCAGTTAACAGATAAGTGAAGGATAGTTGGGATAGAGAGAGACACTTAAGGCAGAAAAGCCAACCAACAAgttcttttaatattataaacttcaaaaacaaactaaaaagagaaTAGCTGAACCCCTAAAAGCAAATTagattaagtgaaataatatagatgaggaaaaagaagggattCTCCATGTATACTTACAGTTTGTGTACATACCCTGAATGAAGGTgtagcaaaggaaactgagaaagagtcATATATATCGGAGAAAACCATTAAAAATCATgacataaaaaaaatcaaggtaaaaAAGGTGACTGGCAGTGTTAAAGGCTGCAGCGAGGAACAAGAATGAATTTAACACTTAAAGACATATTTGGTAACTCTGTAGAGAGCGATTTCAATTCAATGGTGAGGATGGAAGCCAAAACGTATAGAGTTTACAAGAGAGTAAAAGTTACAGGAGGGGAGGCAACTATTGTAAACAGcataaaaggcaaaagaaataagggataataataataatgagaggGGATGGATGGGTCAAATGATTGTTTTTGAGGATGAAGGAAAAATGGGTATATTTGTAGacaggaagaaattgaagatgaaaagctgagatgaaagaggagaaaagatgggATAGGACAGAATGGGATCACTTGGGCAGGTAAAGTAGTCTGCCTTGGCAAAGAGAAGGGTTAGCTCTTCATGTGATCTGGGAATGAAGGAAGAACTAGTGATAGAAAGCAATCAGCTACATGAATTGAAGAAACAGGGAGAATGGATAACTCTTGATGAATGATTCTAATTGTTCAACAAAATATGAGACAAAGATATCAACTAAGAAGGTACAGGGTGGAGGAGATATAGAAAgttagaggaaaaatgaaaaaccacttGTGATTGATGAGAAAGTGAATCCATTAAGAAGTATGAAAGGATTACTATTCTGCAGGGAGAGcccatttggaattatgtaacAAATTTGTGGTGGACTAGGCAGCACAGTTTCTGCTAGTGGGCCAAGTCAGCATGGTTTCTTTATTTTCACCAGCTCCATTGTGAAGAATGTGAGTAGGAGCAAAGGATAGTGGGAGTAATTCAAGGCTGGGGTATGACAGGGcaggatttttccaaagggataAATGAAAACCCTTAACTTTGagttaaaaaattaacaatacaAAATGGATGTCATCCCAGCCGTTTAGGTAAAGAGAATTTATGAATTTTAGTGTCTTAACAAGTTCAACATAAGTAGACAGCAGACCAAACTGGATACTAATGCTTCTTAGAGCCACATATATAAGCAGAGTGTCTATAAAAAGGAAGGTACTTGGTCTACAGCATTCTATTTCCCCAATTAGGCCATATCAGTATTGTGCTCAGTTCTGGAAGCCTCATTTTGGAAAGGACATGAACAATACAGAATGAATCAAGTATTAATAAATGATAGTTACAGATATTTAATTTAGCTTTactatttttggaaaaaatatttttatttaggaaaatagatggcacagtggagagagtactAGGACTGATTTAAAGAAGACTCCTcctcctgagtttaaatctagcctcagacatttattagctgtgtctTATTagttaggtaagtcacttaaccctgtttgcctccattcctcacctataaaagaactggaaaaagaaatagcaaactactctagtacctttgccaagatgaaatcacagagtaagatacaactgaaatgactaaacaataacaaatttttatttattagctatattttgaaaaatataattaatctcTTAGATCTTTTATTTAGCATAAATAGCATGATATATAGCAAAGCAAAAAATTTCTAGTTCCCTAAAGCCCAAGAACAAAATAGGTACTTAAGGTAATTGTGATAGTGTATTAACTgagtttatatttctttgttctttgcaCCTGGCAGCACTGTTCTTTGCACCTGGAAGCATTTCCAATAATTTTTGTAAGGCTCATAGAAATATGAAACCTGGGAGATTACCCTTTTCCTACATTTGAAGAGATAATGTAACTTGTTTCCAAATTTAGAGCTCTGCAATATCACTGGATGGTCCCTCCATTATTTCTTTGAAGCCTGGGTCAAAAAAATAACTGTCCAGGAAACTCTCTATATGCACCCATATCACTTCATTTTCCTCAGTACTTTAAGCACTGATAtagtttgtattttaatttttacttatatattatttgttaagTGGTCTTAATTCTACTCACAGGTGAATTAACTTCTTACAGGTacatccttttttgttgttgttgttgctttacAGCACTGAGCACAGGATTTTCCACATAATAGGTCTGTAATTCATGTATTTCAAAATTCCATAACTAGAGGATATGGCTCATCAATTGAAAGTTTACTACTccaaatgaattagaaaatgCTTATGAATTGAGTGCTTGTTACTTTCTGAATTAAATAAGATATGTAagcaaattaaatgaaaaattatcccCCAAACAACTGGGAAATTATCAGGACAAACACATTTTAGTCTCTTCCTGTTTGGGAGCAACTGACAAGCAACAAATGCTTCATCTATCCCAGAGAACAGCTCCACTGCAGATTACCTGTATGGAAATGGGCCAGTACAACTATTCACAGAGGTTCCAATTAAGGGAATGATCAGGTTTCTCTTCTAATAAGGATTTCACATCAGAATCAGTGAAAAACATCTCCTTAAACATATGAAGTACAGTTgaccataaaataaacaacatCTAGACTTTATAAGGATATATTGTTAGACTGTAACCACTGTGATTGTGgttaaatattattctttgagGGATTTGTATTTCCAAGTGTCTGAATGTGAAAACTATATAGAAAATAGAGTAATCTCCTCATTCTAACGATATACTTGGTAAATTATAGTTGtagagaaaaccccaaatacatAGAAATTTTCCCACAAAACAACTGTAAACAACACACAAAAATAGGCATTGGAAGAATACAGATATATGAGTGATATGATAAAGCTATCTCAAACTTTAGAGACTAACCTATTCAGTTCAATTAGGCTCTTTTCCACAAATTACTACACAGCAAACATTAAGGGCTCTTTGAAATCACAAGAATCTGAATTCTTTGAGATAAGTCCTTAAATACATTCAGAAATGGGAAAGAGTTGCTGCAGGTACTGAAAGGCAAATGAGtgatgttttcttttaatgttgaCTCTTGTGACAGCAAGAAGGACATGTTCACAGACATGTTCACAGAACAGAACAGCAATGGATCTCCATTATTAGTACTGTGTGGCCCAGATCAGTGCAGTTAAAAGACTGCTAGTTAGACAAAGAGTTAGAATTAGACAGCACTAGACACAGAAGACTAGTTAATAGTAGACTGTGACCCTTGAGCAAGTCCCTAAGAAGATATTTCAATATCCCCTGTTTTGTCTATAAATTAGGAACAATTATCTATCTCAAATGGGGATATTGTAGGGATTCAATGCTATGATGAATGTAAAGAGACtctaaaatgtataaatactagaaaaatcaaggtttttataatataatgatattcattattatttactatatttacCATTATAAGCAGCCAATTAAGACACTGAAATTCATTGGGACAGAAATTGGCATAGCAAGTGCAAAATCCTTAAGGAATACAAAGCAATATTAGGCCTAAGGGAAGGATCCTAACAATTGAGGTGGGAATAGGAAAAGAGGTCTTATCTCATAGGAATATCTTACATATATTGAGTTATGATCCTTCCCCTAGatctcatattattttttatttacttatctagtTACTAGTTGCTTTCTTccactagaatgtaagtttcttgagggcagagatttttttttttaactttgtccTAAGTACTTGACACAATACCTAGCACATCATCCTGACAATAAAAACTTGTTGAATTAATGACTATAAATTATAGTGTATAAAAGACTAAGTGGTGACAGTTCTGAAGTAATCACATGCCATTTTTTTATTGGAGTTTAAATTTGTTCCTGAGAGAGCAATCATAAGAAATGAAATTGACAAAAAGTGGAGCTCTCTTCTCTGCTGGGTGACGCCTAGCTTAAGGCATCAGTAATCAGATCACTGTTCTACCTtagtttagaaatgaaacctttgtgAAGAAGGGGGATTTCAAATGCAACTACTGTACATaactgaaagtttctttttttttaaagcacctagAACAGCAGATTAtacacaataaaaaaataataaacaacatttgaaaaagttatttttccccCCTAAACAAAATAATTGAATGGAAAGTCATTCTTACTTTTCTTCCTGGTGGTGGTCTTCCTGGTCACTAAGATCATCTTCATCTACCAAATGACCAAAGGGCTCTGAAGAAATTGATACCATGTTTGAAAGAATGACTCTGCTATCACTGCTTCCTGTGAGGATCAGCTGGTCATGAGAGTGGTTGTAACGCACATTCCATACCCTATAGAAGGTAATAGAAATCACATAGGTGGAGGTTGACTATTTAATACAAATATACTAGAAAAACACACTATTTTGACTCTGTGGATCCTTTCTGAGAGTCAGAAGACTGGAAAGTGCTCCCCAAAAGATGTCAACAGATTATACACACAGTCTGaaagtgtttttaaatgtatagctGCTGTTATAATCATGATCAATATGATTACATAAGATGACTGATTTAGTGCTGGAAGGGATCTAAGAGATTGTTATCAAAAATCTCTTCATCCtacaaatgggaaatagagtCAATTAGCATTTACTCAACTGAAGGCCAGAGACTTAAAATGATAATCACACAAGAAGTAAACAAGAGAATCAAATAAGTTTTGAATTTAGGTGCTTTAGTTCCAAAATCCGGTGTGCTTTTTATCTTCTTAACAGACCCAGTTGATTTGTTCAGTTCCTAAGAGGTCAATGTCAAAACACTTTATAACTTCACCaggagttattaaaaaaaaaaaaaagcaaagaaacttaGGAAAGTGGAATCATTAAAACTTGGTTTGAAACTTAGCTCCACATATTTCTTGCTACATGATTTTAAGGAGTTATGTGACCTCTCTGGGCTTCCCTTGTTTCCAaccataaaaaaggtaaaaagtaattatcaaaaattatcaaaataaccaatatatactttatatactcCTAAATCAGCATATAAAAAATTCATATTACCAATGGGAATGCTCATCGAGTGTCTTCACAGGTTCACCAACGTTTCTAGTGTCCCAAAACTTCACCTTGCAATCATCTCCACAACTAGCCAAGTAGTACTGTTTATTGGGATTAAAGTCAAGGTCCCGTACCAGCTGTCCATGGGCATTCTCTATGCAATATATCTGGCTAGGAAACAATAAAACATAAcagcatataaaaataaattgattaggaAAAATAATCATGCTCTTTAAGAACAAATTGGTTTCCCAGTAACCTGTTTACTCCCTAGGAATTAAGAGTTTGTGGCTCCATTGCTGAAATGTTAGGAATAAGTTTGGGGAAATCTCAATTGGCATTTCCAACTCTTTCAaaaccctttttttcccctttgagggGTTTGttacaaataacaacaaataaaatagtGAATTCAGGCAAGCATCAACTTTCATCTAAGTGAAAATAAGAATTAGCAATAAATTAATGACCTTCAGGGCTGCCTTTAGAGTTTACATAATTTTCAGACTTTTGCTATGAAAACAAACTGAGTACCCTAAAGAGTCAAAGTATTCTGATTGAAAAAGATTGATAATGATGTAGAAGAGCAGGCTGAGACTGTTGCTTAAAAGTTTTGTGAGAGGCGCccatgagaggaaaaagaaggttTGGATAAATCAAACCTTCCTTTGGGTTAGGAAAGGAGataggaaacagaagaaaaataggacAAGAGGTAAGAGgaataaaggaaaagtaaatgtttgttagaggcttcttttcctttctcagttcctatttttatccattttatccaGTATATCCTACTTTTTATCATAGTTAATCAAAAATATACTCCTGTAAATTGACTTCCAACTTTTAATAATTGGCTGCAGGGGGAATATGTTCAGTTTGGGGCTATCTAGTGAGGTGGGAAGAAACTAGAGGAGAGACTGGAATATctgatgttgtttttttttgaccCACTATCCAATAAAGCTTGCCTTGCTATTCATAACATTATCTTATACATCACATTTTTATCCTGAGGTGTTAAACTTAATCCTTTCTTCTGCAGTTtaatttcttcttgttgttgcaTCAGTAGACATGGTGAACAGCTGGGCAACTTCGTTCCTTGTAATTATCTTTCACATATTTGAAGACCATTATTAAGTCACCTTCTAGTCCTCTATTCTCCAAGGTAGATAAACTTAAAACCCTTTCAACTTCTCTCCTACGTTGTCTTTCTGGCCTTAAATCAGTTTCATTGTTCTCCCCTGGactctttccagttttctaaattctttcacaaaatagGAAATCTCAAACCTAAAACCTTTCAAGTGCAATAGATcaacataattaaataaatactgACAAAAATAGATTAGGCAAATGTTTCCaacattttttccataaaatattaaCTAGCCTACTTCATGTCAACACTGTGCTAGGCACAAAGCTGTTTTTGaataagaaatgtaaatttagtgctagaaatatgaagaaagttTTCTGATTAGGACTAttcctatggaaaaaaaaatgaaatgtccaATTAGAAATAATTGCTGCTCCCATCGTTTGCTCACTTCCCACTGATAATTCAACAAAgagataatataatgaaaaatggaTTAAATACTTAAGATTCTAGAATTCAAAGATTCATTCACATATTCtaggctttataaatattattctaaggACCTCCAGTCTTTAGATACTAAAATACTGAATATCCTTTCATAGAACAATGGAATTAAAAAGGATAGAAAGAGAACACTGAGGAATGGTTTTCAATCAGTGTATTTATCATCTTTGAACTCTATGGCTTTCAGCTTCTGTTTATGGAACTAAATAAGCCCCTTTTATAGATATGCACATGCTTGGAAAACAGCAATTGATTGCTATACCCTGAGCTTGCAGAGGGAGTCATAGAACTAAATTTAAAGTTGTCCCCCCCTTAAAGGCAACAAAAGTTATTACAAGACATCCGTCTTCTTGGTTTAGTGATAAATTACGGTGTGCTGAGGGGATAAACTGTATCTTAAAAAAGCTTGCACAGGCTTCTGTTGCCATGACAACAAATATGCACAACATCACTCCTTTGCTTATCAAAATCACAACCAGAGCAGAAAAAAACTGCCTCTTATTTGTTCTGTTGGAACTGTTGGTTGTTGGGTACAATTACCTAAATGACAAACCTTGATTAGCCAGTAGGTGTATATCTTAAAGGTACAgtgattacatatttttaaaaagaaacaattaaatattTCCTGAGGAATTGTAATTATATTAAGTTGTAATACTTCATCATATATACAAAAACCACTCTATAGTCACTACTTCCACATAAATCTGAAATCTTCATATAAACAATGATTTTTGTTATAAATAACTGCTATTAAagaacatttaacatttaacatttgaTCAACATTTAACAACTGATTCAGATAACAGAATCCAGCTGCACTCAAAACGAAAATAAAAATTGTACTACAAACATGATACAAAGACAGACACACCATGTTAGCTGTCCTCCAACCTCCAAAATCCATTTGGATCCAAAATCCCCCTCTGCtgcctctgggataaaatatGAACTCCTTCGCTTGACATTTAAGACCCATCAGTATCTGATTCCCACTTACCTTTCCAGCCTTGTTTCATATTACTTCCCTTCAGTCATTATATATGTTTCAGTCTAACTAGATTGATTAATAGTTAGCTATTATTCCTTTATCTTCTCCTGCTGTTTCCTGCCTTTCTGCATCTGAGTAGTTCCCTGTGCCtgaaatcctttctttctttgtaactaCATATTAAAATCCCTTTCAAGGGTTAGCTCAGGTGTCACCTCCCccaaaagtctttcctgatcaaTCCAGCTGAAATTAATCTTTCCTCAGCTCTCTCAGGGGGAATGGTTCAGACCTCTATCTAGATCTTTTCACATTCAACTTCATAtcagatttatttatataataattgtaattCTCACTTTCCCTTAGCAGAATGATAGTTCCCAGAAACCACATAATAGTGCTTAAAAAAAGTTTCCTGAATTGattaagagaaagggaagaaaaagaaagaacttggATTCTGGTCAGCTGAAGCTTCATATTAAATAAGGTGTATTAGTGTTTCACTTACCTCATATTTCGAGTATCCCAACCCCGGATGGCAGTATCATTGGCTGTTGCAACTTGGGTGCAGTTGTGATGTGGGCTCCATCTACCAGAAGTAAACTTCAACTGACCTTTCCCTTCTAATGCTGTAGAACTGGACAGCTTGGCATTTGGACAAtatttcaaaaagaataaaaatgaaaaaagcaaattcaaatcattgaactaagactaaagtataaaaatacaaaaaaaatactaataataatttagaagCGTTTTTATCGTTTTCCTTTAAAAGGCTCACATGTTTAAACCTTCTTTGGAAAACTATAAAATTGAGCAcataggaaaataaaacaaaaagcctaTTAATAGATCTCTATTAAACAGGAATCATGTGCAAGTATATGAATAGAGATGATCTGCTAAAActtgaaagataaaaaattcaaACATCTGGCCTTACATAAAGACAAGGGCAGAGCCATTAAAGTACACACTAACATCTTGAgaataaaaggaataatataatttagtcaataaaatgttattttaaattctgttttcctctcCCTTTATTCTGAAGATCTCAAAGTACTTCCTATGGAAGTTGATTAGAACTCATTGGAACAGTGACTATGTGGTCTACATCTGTTTCAAAGAAGTATAAGGAAAACTTTCTCCTAGATACCATAATCTTCATCAGTGAAATAAATACACGAGGATAGAGCACTTgaataaatgagaaaaggaaaaacaacaacttctctcttttttgttggGAAACTGAATTTGGAGCTAGATGACATATACTGAATCCCAACTCCATATGGCCTTAGTCAAAACACCTCACCTCTATGGGTCTTAATTTTGTTATCcacaaaatgaagaagttgaaacaGATGACCCTTAAGGCCCACTCCTtgatttaaatgtataaatttagAACTGAGCTACTGTTTCTGCCCTATCTTTGATCAATTAACCTCACCAATttattcacatatttttttttaactccagatTATTTGGAACTGGTTTACATATACTTCCCACTCTAAgttatagagaaaattttaatcaTATTGTGTTATTTAAAGAATCCATACTCTTCTCCTCCCATGAGGTAGATATTTTCCATCTTTTGCTGTCCAACAGTTATTTTTATCTACCTATTCCAAGTAAATAGTACCCTTTAGTCATTGTGTATCAAATTATCTGACTGTCCTGAAAATTCCCCTCAAATAATCTTAAATCaacatttgttttcatttacCTCCAACGGAAAAATAAATGCTCCCTATATAGTACTTTTATGAGAGGGGAGGCCGATCAAACTAATAATGCTAGATTATAATTTCAAAAAGACTGGGAATCACCACTGTCTCTGAAAGAActaattaaaatgtaatcttATGGATATAATTTAGAAATCATAGTATGGCAAAAAGGGCTGAGGACCTAGGCAAGAGAACTAGATTCAATTTATAAATACATGGCAGGTTTCTGGACAGAGTCAGGAGAAGTAGCTTCAAACTCCTCTTTtgacatttactacctgtataAACAGACAAGTTACTTAGTCTTTTTAAGTCTGTTTcctttatttgcaaaattattgaaaaattcattatttccttAAACAGTACTATTTTCAAGAAAGTTTTTTGTAAATCTTGAAGtgctataaaattttaaattatactcTCCCTACCTATTGAACAGCAAGTGATCCATCTACAATCTGAATAAATTCAGCCACAGAAACATTATATCATGAATAAACAAAGTAACAATGccaaaaatgacagaaaatagaGCTCAAAAGAACCTTAAGTTTTGGGAAGAATTAAATTACTAATGACTTCTGCAGGGGTCAATAccatatagataaagaaaaaagaacaaaatatactACTCATGACTGTGGTCCCTCTTTTGCCTTCTCAAAAAGAACTCCTCAAAATATTCTAAGGTATAAACCTTTTAAGGCAAAAAATATACatcttctctttttatcatttagTCATCAAAATTTGTCATCAAAAATTTATTTAGTCAAactaataaagaaatagaaattttaaaatgcacataTAAAAAGTCATGTGGacttgaaatagaaattgaaagaatctgccCTACAACCCTGAACTGAGAACCCCAGAAATTTCATCGATAGCTATGATTATGCCAAGGTGGGAAAACAGATCTAATGATGGCGGGTGTCATAACGGAAACAAAATCAGGAAAGTTTTGGGTTACTCTGGAAAAAACATATAACTTCTTtatgtttcaatttcatcatgtgtATAAATATGGAAGTTGAAACTAAAAGACTTCaaagatcttttttatttttgagtctATGATTCTAGTTATATGGGATCTTGGGCAAGTGCCTCCACCAATCCAAGTACttccctttcctcatttgtaaagctCCTTCTCATTCTAGAGTTTGGTACTTGTGATATATTCAAGATCAGAAAAAGGCTAAAAACCTTTTATTTTGGGATATGCTAGGAAGAGGTATCTATCATTTCATATTCTCCACACCAACTTAGTCCTTGGAGGATAATAGTAACCTGAATGAAGTTTACAAGGTGCCATGTTACTGTAATTAATAGTCCCATGGTCTCTAAAATCTGACTTAAGAGTGATTTTTTTTGAAACCACATTTAGGAATCAGAATTAAGTAAGTCTCATTAGCTAGGAGATCTAGGATATCTAGGAAGAGTAAAGATGTTTATAAGAATGAAGTAGTAGCAGAAAATAGTGCTGCTTGTACCATTAGCATTACTCTGAGGTGAAacacccacataaatcattaggaTAGACCATAATGATGTACAGTGGGTAGATGGGTTCTACAGAAATTTGGTCCATGTTTGGACAAAACAAAGCTATCAATAAACTCTATAAATAGCTCTTttggtataaataaaataatgttttataaactgTCAGCCATTTCTTCTACCTATCTTAGAGCCAACTTAGTTtagttaaataaacatttattagagaCAGGTAGATGGTGCATCAAATAGAGCattaaccctgaagtcaggaggacctgagttcaaatggtctcagacacttaacacttcctagctgtgtgactctgaataagtcacttaaccccaattaattcagcaaaaacaaaaaccaaaatcatTTATTATACAGAGCACTATGATtacacagaaatatattttagatacatTAGCTAATTGGTTAATAACATACATTAAatactgaaggagaaaaaaaaatttttttaaggttttaccTGAAAATatgttcaggtttttttttttactattagtGCATATTCTAGTCATATCTTTAGTACTGTTTTAAAATACTCTTATTAATAAGCATTccatttcttctcatttattcaataaatatttattaagcacttattgtgtgcAAAATTATAGGAAATTGAGTTCCAGAGAGGTGATGTAGCTTAGATAACTAGCATTGTAGAAAATGTGTGTGACTCTTAAAAGCCTTAATTTCTACATATTCCTAATTATCATTTAGTTGATCATTCAGGAGTAAAGTCAAGTCTAGAGGCCACCTCTTTCATATGGTCCTAAGCAAATCTGCAAGGGACCCAAAACATCATCTAATCCCATcctctcattttgcatatgaaatAAACTGAACTCAGAGAAGTTACAAGACTTGAGATAATAGAGATAGAAGGCAGCAAAGCAAGGACTTAAAGCATGgttctctaattccaaatccagcacttgTTACATTGTACCAATCAAAGGGCTGTATGTCTCCAATTAGTAAAAGGTATTTTTGTGAAGTGACTTTTCTTTAATTCCTCTCAAAATTTTCAAGACGGTAGAGATTCAATGTTAGTGTAATATAGTTCTCTGTAAATGCCATCCAAAACCTTCCTTCCAATACAGCATTCATCCATATAAAGATTGGTTTGGTTAATAGCACCACCAATTGGTCCAAAAGCAGTCTGCTTTCAAGTTTATATAAATCAAGTTTAATCAAATCAAGTTTACATAAAATTTGAGTGTGATCAAAAATACGTGTTATTTTTATCACCTATACACTTACAtaattttcaatgagatatttcaaggGTATGACCTTGATTTaaatggtatataaaggtaaatTATGAGAGGGATTGGGGGGAGGTAAAATCTAAGATATAGCTCCTCATATGGACAAGAACAGGGACTGGACATTTCACTAGACACAAAATCCATGAAGAAGAAACTCGTTCTACCAATGCTGAAGAACACTTTCCCTATAAGACAGggatttgtaatttgtaatttatcCAGGGTCAAACATACAATCAGTATGTATCACAGGCAGAATATGCAACCAGGTCTTCCTACTCCTCCATTTGGCTCTTAATTGCGTATGTCAGGCCATTAAACACCATATAACACAAGATTGAAATGGTATTATGATAAGGCCAATTCTTAGAAGTCCTAGTCtaacctatatatttttttctttttctcatttcaggTCTCCCCAATGGACTCATCATAAGCAatcaatatattttaactttACCTGATCTCCAAGTTACCTTCCTGACCTAACCCCTGAGATTACACATGTATGATCTGCCATGCAGGCCCTACCTTCTCCATGGCTTGAGATTAATCTTATGGGACTGGGAAGAATTGCTGATAAGCACCCACCTCTCCCCCTTCATTAATGTTGGCAAGTCTATTTTCTATTGCTATATGGAAATTAGAAAGatggaaacaaaggggaaaaaaaa
The DNA window shown above is from Sminthopsis crassicaudata isolate SCR6 chromosome 2, ASM4859323v1, whole genome shotgun sequence and carries:
- the EIPR1 gene encoding EARP and GARP complex-interacting protein 1 isoform X2, which gives rise to MTCAAVWRMPKELESGSHESPDDSSSTTQTLELLCHLDNTAHGNMACVTWEPVGDGKKIISLADNHLLLWDLQESSSQAVLSSSTALEGKGQLKFTSGRWSPHHNCTQVATANDTAIRGWDTRNMSQIYCIENAHGQLVRDLDFNPNKQYYLASCGDDCKVKFWDTRNVGEPVKTLDEHSHWVWNVRYNHSHDQLILTGSSDSRVILSNMVSISSEPFGHLVDEDDLSDQEDHHQEEKSKEPLPDSVIATYEEHEDSVYAVEWSSADPWLFASLSYDGRLVINRVPRALKYHILL